From Salvia splendens isolate huo1 chromosome 3, SspV2, whole genome shotgun sequence, a single genomic window includes:
- the LOC121794101 gene encoding uncharacterized protein LOC121794101 isoform X2, protein MAEESNKALLLSVDCPSARLPDHLLIEIFIRVPMVEWGHLACVNKYWADLFRQDCLWHAALIRCFPMAGHSERWPGPIPRGMSKRRFIALCMSKCIFPLGDELSEIVGHSYLFLKEQLEISTLPPSPVILHGTIIDQFIACGKSRDRAHELASVIWLAVIDNLEENHQTFHLLKRLALEGDQVFLPYPYSRSFKVEWKILDRLFTDFRDCLADADYYDLLACAKQKFQPIPPTWLGY, encoded by the exons ATGGCAGAAGAGAGCAACAAAGCCTTGTTACTTTCAGTTGATTGTCCTAGTGCAAGGCTTCCCGATCATCTGCTGATCGAAATCTTTATTCGTGTACCCATGGTGGAGTGGGGACACCTCGCCTGTGTTAATAAATACTGGGCTGATTTGTTTAGGCAGGATTGCTTGTGGCACGCTGCTCTTATTAGGTGTTTCCCTATGGCTGGTCATAGTGAAAGGTGGCCTGGCCCTATTCCTCGTGGGATGAGCAAGAG GAGGTTTATTGCTCTGTGTATGAGTAAATGTATCTTTCCACTTGGTGATGAGCTAAGTGAGATTGTAGGTCATTCATACTTGTTTCTGAAAGAGCAGCTCGAAATTTCAACTTTGCCTCCTTCACCAGTTATACTTCATGGAACTATAATAG ATCAGTTTATTGCCTGTGGCAAATCAAGGGACAGAGCTCATGAGCTTGCTTCAGTTATTTGGTTGGCTGTCATTGACAACTTGGAGGAGAATCATCAGACGTTTCATTTGCTTAAACGTCTTGCACTTGAGGGCGAT CAGGTGTTTCTGCCATATCCATACTCAAGATCCTTCAAAGTTGAGTGGAAGATATTAGACAGACTTTTCACGGATTTTCGCGACTGCTTAGCTGATGCAGATTACTATGATTTATTGGCTTGTGCAAAACAGAAGTTTCAGCCAATACCACCAACCTGGCTGGGATATTAA
- the LOC121794101 gene encoding uncharacterized protein LOC121794101 isoform X1 — translation MAEESNKALLLSVDCPSARLPDHLLIEIFIRVPMVEWGHLACVNKYWADLFRQDCLWHAALIRCFPMAGHSERWPGPIPRGMSKRRFIALCMSKCIFPLGDELSEIVGHSYLFLKEQLEISTLPPSPVILHGTIIDQFIACGKSRDRAHELASVIWLAVIDNLEENHQTFHLLKRLALEGDCDVNLVQQVFLPYPYSRSFKVEWKILDRLFTDFRDCLADADYYDLLACAKQKFQPIPPTWLGY, via the exons ATGGCAGAAGAGAGCAACAAAGCCTTGTTACTTTCAGTTGATTGTCCTAGTGCAAGGCTTCCCGATCATCTGCTGATCGAAATCTTTATTCGTGTACCCATGGTGGAGTGGGGACACCTCGCCTGTGTTAATAAATACTGGGCTGATTTGTTTAGGCAGGATTGCTTGTGGCACGCTGCTCTTATTAGGTGTTTCCCTATGGCTGGTCATAGTGAAAGGTGGCCTGGCCCTATTCCTCGTGGGATGAGCAAGAG GAGGTTTATTGCTCTGTGTATGAGTAAATGTATCTTTCCACTTGGTGATGAGCTAAGTGAGATTGTAGGTCATTCATACTTGTTTCTGAAAGAGCAGCTCGAAATTTCAACTTTGCCTCCTTCACCAGTTATACTTCATGGAACTATAATAG ATCAGTTTATTGCCTGTGGCAAATCAAGGGACAGAGCTCATGAGCTTGCTTCAGTTATTTGGTTGGCTGTCATTGACAACTTGGAGGAGAATCATCAGACGTTTCATTTGCTTAAACGTCTTGCACTTGAGGGCGAT TGTGATGTGAATTTGGTTCAGCAGGTGTTTCTGCCATATCCATACTCAAGATCCTTCAAAGTTGAGTGGAAGATATTAGACAGACTTTTCACGGATTTTCGCGACTGCTTAGCTGATGCAGATTACTATGATTTATTGGCTTGTGCAAAACAGAAGTTTCAGCCAATACCACCAACCTGGCTGGGATATTAA
- the LOC121793363 gene encoding uncharacterized protein LOC121793363: MDFFKLKKFRNVHKPNPKNVTQDQPVPHPEEPKDESGDTLGKSVCVDSNNPEIEDDDDDFITNEVKRRLKELRRNSFMVLIPEETSPAGEEEEEEEGETSSSDWRDVEAEGRQFWSGFGAVYDIYCERMLFFDRSSSQHLLEVGCHARSTPSPKSASKRIASPLACLSLRKIEPPEEECEHLQQPVNDPYQDLETVYVAQLCLTWEALHCQYTQLNQKISCQPDSPASYNQSAQQFQQFQVLLQRFIENEPFELGSRPEIFTRTRKSLPKLLQVPIIQALDERSTEEEALGLKVHATDVLRVIETSILSFRQFVKMDKKKSGGVRSLFGSQNQMPTPVQLVQSTLEKKAMRLKELWKKSKSYKKKSWPSTAEDVEMLLGLIDVKVLSRALRMIRISKEQLFWCEEKMKKLSLPDGKLQRDPSPILFPC; encoded by the exons ATGGATTTCTTCAAACTGAAGAAGTTTAGGAATGTTCACAAACCTAACCCGAAGAATGTCACTCAGGATCAGCCAGTGCCTCATCCAGAGGAGCCCAAGGATGAAAGTGGAGATACATTGGGAAAATCAGTCTGTGTTGATTCAAACAATCCTGAAattgaggatgatgatgatgatttcaTCACAAACGAGGTGAAAAGGAGGCTGAAAGAACTGAGGAGAAATAGCTTCATGGTATTGATACCTGAGGAAACTTCTCCAGCAggcgaggaagaagaagaggaagagggggAAACCAGCTCCAGTGATTGGAGGGATGTTGAAGCGGAAGGACGTCAGTTCTGGTCTGGTTTCGGTGCTGTGTATGACATATACTGTGAGCGAATGCTGTTTTTTGATCGCTCGAGCTCTCAGCACCTGCTGGAAGTTG GTTGTCATGCTCGTTCAACTCCATCACCAAAATCCGCTTCTAAAAGGATTGCTTCTCCCCTTGCATGCCTTTCCTTGAGAAAAATTGAGCCACCCGAAGAGGAGTGTGAGCACTTACAGCAACCAGTTAACGACCCTTATCAGGATCTTGAAACTGTGTATGTAGCTCAATTATGCTTGACTTGGGAGGCGCTTCACTGCCAATACACACAGCTGAATCAGAAAATATCCTGCCAACCTGATAGCCCCGCCTCTTACAACCAGAGTGCGCAACAGTTCCAACAGTTCCAGGTCTTATTGCAGAGATTCATTGAAAACGAACCATTTGAACTTGGGTCAAGGCCAGAGATCTTTACTCGAACTAGAAAATCCTTGCCCAAACTGTTACAGGTTCCAATTATCCAAG CATTGGATGAGAGATCTACAGAAGAAGAGGCGTTGGGCCTTAAGGTTCATGCGACAGATGTCCTAAGAGTAATCGAAACCTCTATCTTGAGTTTCCGCCAATTTGTAAAGATGGACAAGAAAAAATCTGGTGGTGTGCGTAGTCTCTTTGGAAGTCAGAACCAGATGCCTACCCCTGTTCAACTGGTTCAATCTACTCTTGAGAAG AAAGCAATGAGACTGAAGGAACTGTGGAAGAAGAGCAAGAGCTATAAGAAGAAATCATGGCCGAGTACAGCAGAAGATGTGGAAATGCTGCTAGGACTTATCGATGTCAAAGTGCTATCGAGGGCACTACGAATGATCAGAATTAGCAAAGAACAGCTGTTTTGGTGTGAAGAAAAGATGAAGAAACTGAGCTTACCTGATGGCAAGTTGCAGAGAGATCCATCACCCATCCTTTTCCCTTGTTAG
- the LOC121794101 gene encoding uncharacterized protein LOC121794101 isoform X3, with translation MAEESNKALLLSVDCPSARLPDHLLIEIFIRVPMVEWGHLACVNKYWADLFRQDCLWHAALIRCFPMAGHSERWPGPIPRGMSKRRFIALCMSKCIFPLGDELSEIVGHSYLFLKEQLEISTLPPSPVILHGTIIDQFIACGKSRDRAHELASVIWLAVIDNLEENHQTFHLLKRLALEGDVFLPYPYSRSFKVEWKILDRLFTDFRDCLADADYYDLLACAKQKFQPIPPTWLGY, from the exons ATGGCAGAAGAGAGCAACAAAGCCTTGTTACTTTCAGTTGATTGTCCTAGTGCAAGGCTTCCCGATCATCTGCTGATCGAAATCTTTATTCGTGTACCCATGGTGGAGTGGGGACACCTCGCCTGTGTTAATAAATACTGGGCTGATTTGTTTAGGCAGGATTGCTTGTGGCACGCTGCTCTTATTAGGTGTTTCCCTATGGCTGGTCATAGTGAAAGGTGGCCTGGCCCTATTCCTCGTGGGATGAGCAAGAG GAGGTTTATTGCTCTGTGTATGAGTAAATGTATCTTTCCACTTGGTGATGAGCTAAGTGAGATTGTAGGTCATTCATACTTGTTTCTGAAAGAGCAGCTCGAAATTTCAACTTTGCCTCCTTCACCAGTTATACTTCATGGAACTATAATAG ATCAGTTTATTGCCTGTGGCAAATCAAGGGACAGAGCTCATGAGCTTGCTTCAGTTATTTGGTTGGCTGTCATTGACAACTTGGAGGAGAATCATCAGACGTTTCATTTGCTTAAACGTCTTGCACTTGAGGGCGAT GTGTTTCTGCCATATCCATACTCAAGATCCTTCAAAGTTGAGTGGAAGATATTAGACAGACTTTTCACGGATTTTCGCGACTGCTTAGCTGATGCAGATTACTATGATTTATTGGCTTGTGCAAAACAGAAGTTTCAGCCAATACCACCAACCTGGCTGGGATATTAA